One genomic window of Deltaproteobacteria bacterium CG2_30_66_27 includes the following:
- a CDS encoding acyl-CoA dehydrogenase has protein sequence MLGFDPTQEQEALREMTHKFAAHEIRPRAAEWDRDGVFPLELFRKAFDLGLMTGFLPESYGGQGLTMVDTCILEEEISWGCSGVATSMNANALALGPILLAGTDEQKRAFVLPFATEFRFASFCLTEPGAGSDAGGIATTARRDGDGYVLNGRKCFITNGAHASQYTVFASTDRSRGHRGLTAFVVPRETPGVSSGKKEDKMGQRASETSDVLFEDVLVPEANRLGAEGEGFKIAMRTIDYARAGVAAMAVGVARAAYEHAAEYGRQRVQFGQPIAMNQAIYFLLADMATDIEAARLLTWKAAWLADQGKRNTKESSFAKAFAADLAMRAATDAVQIFGGYGYMKDFPVEKLMRDAKLLQIFEGTSQIQRMVIAKETLLR, from the coding sequence ATGCTGGGTTTCGACCCGACGCAGGAGCAGGAGGCGCTCCGGGAGATGACCCATAAATTCGCGGCCCACGAGATCCGGCCCCGGGCGGCGGAGTGGGACCGGGACGGTGTCTTCCCGCTGGAACTGTTCCGGAAGGCGTTCGACCTCGGGCTGATGACCGGGTTCCTCCCCGAAAGCTATGGGGGGCAGGGTCTGACGATGGTCGACACGTGCATCCTCGAGGAGGAGATCTCCTGGGGATGTTCGGGCGTCGCCACTTCGATGAACGCGAACGCTCTCGCGCTGGGGCCGATCCTCCTGGCCGGGACCGACGAGCAGAAACGGGCGTTCGTTCTGCCGTTCGCGACGGAGTTCCGGTTCGCCTCCTTCTGCCTGACCGAGCCGGGCGCGGGCTCCGACGCCGGCGGGATCGCAACGACGGCCCGCCGGGACGGCGACGGGTACGTGCTGAACGGCCGGAAATGCTTCATCACGAACGGCGCGCACGCCTCCCAGTACACCGTGTTCGCATCGACCGACCGGTCTCGCGGCCACAGGGGCCTGACGGCCTTCGTCGTTCCCCGGGAGACGCCCGGGGTCTCCTCGGGGAAGAAGGAGGACAAGATGGGGCAGCGCGCATCGGAGACGTCCGACGTCCTGTTCGAGGATGTCCTCGTTCCCGAGGCCAACCGGCTCGGGGCCGAGGGGGAGGGGTTCAAGATCGCCATGCGGACGATCGACTACGCGCGCGCGGGGGTGGCCGCGATGGCGGTGGGCGTCGCACGGGCGGCGTACGAGCACGCGGCGGAGTACGGGCGCCAGCGGGTCCAGTTCGGTCAGCCGATCGCGATGAACCAGGCGATCTATTTCCTGCTGGCGGACATGGCGACCGACATCGAGGCGGCCCGGCTGCTGACGTGGAAGGCGGCGTGGCTCGCGGACCAGGGGAAGCGGAACACGAAGGAGTCGTCCTTCGCCAAGGCGTTCGCCGCCGACCTCGCGATGCGCGCCGCCACCGACGCGGTCCAGATCTTCGGCGGGTACGGCTACATGAAGGATTTCCCCGTGGAGAAACTGATGCGGGACGCGAAGCTCCTGCAGATCTTCGAGGGGACGAGCCAGATCCAGCGGATGGTCATCGCGAAGGAAACCTTGCTGCGCTGA